One Halobacterium sp. DL1 DNA window includes the following coding sequences:
- a CDS encoding endoribonuclease L-PSP, whose amino-acid sequence MKRIIDTPDAPAAVGAYSQATTDGDLVFTAGQIPMTPEGDLLDDEAIAVQTRQSLENVKAILEDEGLTMQDVLKVSVFMDDMQDFDEMNDAYKEYFQDNPPARSAVEVANLPKGAGVEIEAIATQN is encoded by the coding sequence ATGAAGCGCATCATCGACACCCCCGACGCGCCGGCCGCGGTTGGCGCGTACAGCCAGGCGACGACCGACGGCGACCTCGTGTTCACCGCGGGCCAGATTCCCATGACCCCGGAGGGCGACCTCCTCGACGACGAGGCCATCGCGGTTCAGACCCGCCAGAGCCTCGAGAACGTGAAGGCCATCCTCGAGGACGAGGGGCTCACGATGCAGGACGTGCTGAAGGTCTCCGTCTTCATGGACGACATGCAGGACTTCGACGAGATGAACGACGCCTACAAGGAGTACTTCCAGGACAACCCGCCCGCCCGCTCCGCGGTCGAGGTCGCCAACCTCCCGAAGGGGGCCGGCGTCGAGATCGAAGCCATCGCCACGCAGAACTAG
- a CDS encoding threonine dehydratase (catalyzes the formation of 2-oxobutanoate from L-threonine) gives MIELDDVLAARDRVADVARHTPLDYSHTFSDLTGADVHLKLECFQRTGSFKIRGATNRIRTLSDAEQAAGVVTASAGNHAQGVALAASRSGVDSKVVMPEAAPISKIKATKSYGAEVVLHGVDYDEAQAHAHELEEQEGRTYVHAFDDEYIMAGQGTLGLEIVDDLPDLDTVVVPIGGGGLISGIATAVKAHDPDVRVVGVQAEGASTVARSLDKGGPQSVDSVDTIADGIAVRRVGERTFPVIRKRVDEVVTVSDDEIATALVLLLERGKTLVEGAGATPLAAVLEDTFDYEEGETIVPALCGGNIDLNLLTTVIMRGLVDQGRYVKVRTVLKDRPGSLNDLLDVVADERVNIYAIQHDRTNRDIAMNATEVELDLETRGPEHVDGLLDRIREEGFEVTVLNGPRPQN, from the coding sequence ATGATCGAACTCGACGACGTGCTGGCGGCCCGCGACCGCGTCGCGGACGTCGCCCGGCACACCCCCCTGGACTACTCCCACACGTTCTCCGACCTGACGGGCGCGGATGTCCACCTGAAACTGGAGTGTTTCCAGCGCACGGGCTCGTTCAAGATACGGGGCGCCACCAACCGCATCCGCACGCTCAGCGACGCGGAGCAGGCCGCCGGCGTCGTCACCGCCTCCGCCGGAAACCACGCCCAGGGCGTCGCACTCGCTGCCAGTCGGTCGGGAGTCGACTCGAAGGTCGTGATGCCCGAGGCGGCCCCCATATCGAAGATCAAGGCGACCAAGAGCTACGGGGCAGAGGTCGTGCTCCACGGCGTCGACTACGACGAAGCACAGGCCCACGCCCACGAACTCGAGGAGCAGGAGGGCCGCACGTACGTCCACGCCTTCGACGACGAGTACATCATGGCCGGGCAGGGGACGCTCGGCCTCGAGATCGTCGACGACCTCCCGGACCTCGACACCGTCGTCGTCCCCATCGGCGGCGGCGGCCTCATCTCGGGCATCGCCACCGCGGTGAAGGCTCACGACCCCGACGTTCGCGTGGTTGGCGTGCAGGCCGAGGGCGCCTCCACCGTCGCTCGTTCCCTCGACAAAGGGGGACCCCAGAGCGTCGACTCCGTCGACACCATCGCGGACGGTATCGCCGTCCGACGGGTCGGTGAGCGGACGTTCCCCGTCATCCGCAAGCGCGTCGACGAGGTCGTCACGGTCTCCGACGACGAGATAGCGACCGCGCTCGTCCTGTTGCTCGAGCGCGGGAAGACGCTCGTCGAGGGCGCCGGTGCGACACCGCTGGCGGCGGTCCTCGAGGACACGTTCGACTACGAGGAGGGCGAGACGATCGTGCCCGCGCTCTGCGGCGGGAACATCGACCTCAACCTCCTCACCACGGTCATCATGCGCGGCCTCGTCGACCAGGGCCGCTACGTGAAGGTGCGGACCGTCCTGAAAGACCGTCCCGGGTCGCTCAACGACCTGCTGGACGTCGTCGCCGACGAGCGCGTGAACATCTACGCCATCCAGCACGACCGTACGAACCGCGACATCGCGATGAACGCCACCGAGGTCGAACTCGACCTCGAGACGCGCGGCCCCGAACACGTCGACGGCCTGCTCGACCGCATCCGCGAGGAGGGGTTCGAGGTGACAGTGCTGAACGGTCCGCGCCCGCAGAACTGA
- a CDS encoding multidrug transporter MATE, which produces MAEQTLRTLMRTVDVVVTAAISPAAVVAVGLADLYARFPLRVGLGLGGGAISLSSQDTGRGATVTRDEAITQAILLGALAGLPFAAFGLLFGPAAIRLLGADPTVVDLGGTYLAVVLLTAPARHIALIAARSLQGTGDTRTPMYVNAVANVGNIVGSFGLGLGYFGLPELGVLGVGAATASANVFTAVVLLAAIASRHTAAGFSRPQSTVITRQLLVVSAPKAAEGLSSALAEFPFNALLLGFGTNVNAAFQIGRRVYQQVTGPLSRGYSVAANVVVGQSLGEGDPDRARYDGWAVAALGLLTVGTVGLLLAYFARPLVMLLDDTPEVVRYGVWFARAYGLSAPFLVVFVALSGALQGASETRVPLVARATGMFGFLLGFSYLAGVVLGWGVTGAYWGVALANVWMAVVVTAGFHRGDWASRAAAMMAERVDS; this is translated from the coding sequence ATGGCCGAGCAGACGCTGCGCACGCTGATGCGGACGGTGGACGTCGTCGTCACCGCCGCAATCTCCCCGGCAGCCGTCGTCGCCGTCGGTCTCGCCGACCTCTACGCCCGGTTCCCGCTGCGCGTCGGCCTCGGACTCGGCGGGGGCGCCATCAGCCTCTCTAGCCAGGACACCGGCCGCGGCGCCACCGTCACCCGCGACGAGGCCATCACACAGGCCATTCTCCTCGGCGCGCTCGCCGGCCTCCCGTTCGCCGCGTTCGGCCTCCTGTTCGGTCCGGCGGCCATCCGCCTCCTGGGCGCGGACCCGACCGTCGTCGACCTGGGTGGCACCTACCTCGCCGTCGTCCTCCTCACCGCGCCCGCCCGCCACATCGCCCTCATCGCGGCGCGGTCGCTGCAGGGGACCGGTGACACCCGCACACCGATGTACGTCAACGCCGTCGCGAACGTCGGCAACATCGTCGGCAGTTTCGGCCTCGGGCTCGGTTACTTCGGGCTCCCGGAACTAGGCGTGCTCGGCGTCGGCGCCGCCACTGCCTCGGCGAACGTCTTCACCGCCGTCGTGCTCCTGGCGGCCATCGCCTCCCGCCACACCGCCGCCGGCTTCTCGCGCCCGCAGTCGACGGTCATCACGCGCCAGCTGCTCGTCGTCAGCGCGCCGAAGGCCGCCGAGGGGCTGAGCTCTGCGCTCGCGGAGTTCCCGTTCAACGCGCTATTGCTCGGGTTCGGCACGAACGTCAACGCCGCCTTCCAGATCGGGCGACGGGTCTACCAGCAGGTGACGGGTCCGCTCTCCCGGGGCTACAGCGTCGCCGCGAACGTCGTCGTCGGCCAGTCGCTCGGCGAGGGCGACCCCGACCGGGCGCGCTACGACGGCTGGGCGGTCGCCGCGCTCGGCCTCCTCACCGTCGGCACCGTCGGACTCCTCCTCGCGTACTTCGCCCGGCCGCTAGTGATGCTCCTCGACGACACCCCGGAGGTCGTCCGCTACGGCGTCTGGTTCGCCCGCGCCTACGGCCTCAGCGCCCCGTTCCTCGTCGTGTTCGTCGCGCTCTCTGGTGCGCTCCAGGGCGCCAGCGAGACGCGCGTCCCGCTGGTCGCTCGCGCCACCGGCATGTTCGGCTTCCTGCTCGGCTTCTCCTACCTCGCCGGCGTCGTCCTCGGCTGGGGCGTCACCGGCGCGTACTGGGGCGTCGCGCTTGCGAACGTCTGGATGGCCGTCGTCGTCACCGCCGGCTTCCACCGGGGCGACTGGGCGAGCAGGGCGGCAGCGATGATGGCGGAGCGGGTAGACAGTTGA
- a CDS encoding ArsR family transcriptional regulator, which produces MAQATDRLRRYLDDELEECRSEDVEQRLDELGTLEAALGSGRVEAELDVLSALANETRYTLVRVLVAAGEELCVCELNAVVDVTESGLSHALSALVDAGLVEGRKDGRWKKYRATNRAVALVTVLEGSVGE; this is translated from the coding sequence ATGGCACAAGCCACGGACCGACTACGCCGCTACCTCGACGACGAACTCGAGGAGTGCCGGAGCGAGGACGTCGAGCAGCGCCTCGACGAACTCGGCACCCTCGAGGCCGCTCTCGGCTCGGGCCGGGTCGAGGCGGAACTCGACGTGCTGTCGGCGCTCGCCAACGAGACCCGCTACACGCTCGTCCGCGTGCTCGTCGCCGCGGGCGAGGAGCTCTGCGTCTGCGAACTCAACGCGGTCGTCGACGTGACCGAGAGCGGCCTGAGTCACGCGCTCTCGGCGCTCGTCGACGCGGGGCTCGTCGAAGGCCGGAAGGACGGGCGCTGGAAGAAGTACCGGGCGACCAACCGCGCCGTCGCGCTCGTGACCGTACTCGAGGGGAGCGTCGGTGAGTGA
- a CDS encoding arsenic resistance protein, with protein MSEVAHDHGPDCGCADCGEPRSMDFLDRYLTVWIFAAMALGVGLGYVAPSVTGPIQDLHLVEIGLVVMMYPPLAKADYGQLRAVFSNWRVLGLSLVQNWLIGPTLMFGLAVFFFSGLVPGLPARPEYFLGLVFIGMARCIAMVLVWNELAEGSTEYVTGLVAFNSLFQILTYGVYVWFFGLVLPPLLGMDALVAGITTFDVTPAQVFGAIVVFLGIPFLGGFLTRYVGTRAKSEQWYDEEFVPRIDPLTLVALLFTVVVMFATQGETIVATPGDVLLIAVPLTIYFVVMFLVSFGMGRGIGADYSTTTAIGFTAASNNFELAIAVGVAVFGVGSGVAFATVVGPLIEVPVLLALVNVALYFQDRYDWSARGAAADGTATTD; from the coding sequence GTGAGTGAGGTCGCCCACGACCACGGGCCCGACTGCGGCTGTGCCGACTGCGGCGAGCCGCGCTCGATGGACTTCCTCGACCGCTACCTCACCGTCTGGATCTTCGCCGCGATGGCCCTCGGCGTCGGCCTGGGCTACGTCGCGCCGTCGGTGACCGGGCCGATACAGGACCTCCACCTCGTGGAGATCGGACTCGTCGTGATGATGTACCCGCCGCTGGCCAAGGCGGACTACGGCCAGCTCCGGGCCGTCTTCAGCAACTGGCGCGTGCTCGGGCTGAGCCTCGTGCAGAACTGGCTCATCGGGCCGACGCTGATGTTCGGGCTCGCCGTCTTCTTCTTCAGCGGCCTCGTCCCCGGCCTCCCCGCGCGCCCGGAGTACTTCCTCGGCCTCGTGTTCATCGGGATGGCGCGCTGCATCGCGATGGTGCTCGTCTGGAACGAACTCGCGGAGGGCTCGACGGAGTACGTTACCGGGCTCGTCGCGTTCAACAGCCTCTTCCAGATTCTCACCTACGGCGTCTACGTCTGGTTCTTCGGGCTCGTCCTCCCGCCGCTGCTCGGGATGGACGCGCTCGTCGCCGGCATCACCACCTTCGACGTCACGCCCGCGCAGGTGTTCGGGGCCATCGTCGTCTTCCTCGGCATCCCGTTCCTTGGCGGCTTCCTCACGCGCTACGTCGGCACCCGGGCGAAGAGCGAACAGTGGTACGACGAGGAGTTCGTCCCCCGCATCGACCCGCTGACGCTGGTCGCGCTGCTGTTCACCGTCGTCGTGATGTTCGCCACGCAGGGCGAGACCATCGTCGCCACGCCCGGCGACGTCCTGCTCATCGCCGTCCCGCTCACCATCTACTTCGTCGTGATGTTCCTCGTCAGCTTCGGGATGGGGCGGGGCATCGGTGCGGACTACTCCACGACCACCGCCATCGGCTTCACGGCCGCCTCGAACAACTTCGAACTCGCCATCGCCGTCGGCGTCGCCGTCTTCGGCGTCGGCTCCGGCGTCGCGTTCGCGACGGTCGTCGGCCCGCTCATCGAGGTCCCGGTGCTGCTCGCGCTCGTCAACGTCGCGCTGTACTTCCAGGACCGCTACGACTGGAGCGCGCGCGGCGCCGCCGCCGACGGCACAGCCACTACCGACTGA
- a CDS encoding ArsC family transcriptional regulator — protein MTTTVAFVCVQNAGRSQMSAAFAERERERRDLDVEIITGGTEPADHVHDEVVATMADAGFDLSDRTPREIPLDELRACDYVATMGCSTLDVDEVRDDVDVRDWALTDPDGKDPAAVRVIRDEIAERVRVLFDEVARATETRSHGERSE, from the coding sequence GTGACCACCACCGTCGCCTTCGTCTGCGTGCAGAACGCGGGCCGTTCCCAGATGTCGGCCGCGTTCGCCGAACGGGAGCGCGAACGCCGCGACCTCGACGTCGAAATCATCACCGGCGGCACAGAGCCCGCCGACCACGTCCACGACGAAGTGGTCGCGACGATGGCCGACGCCGGCTTCGACCTCTCCGACCGGACGCCCCGCGAGATACCGCTCGACGAACTCCGCGCCTGTGACTACGTCGCGACGATGGGCTGTTCGACGCTCGACGTCGACGAGGTACGGGACGACGTCGACGTCCGGGACTGGGCGCTCACTGACCCCGACGGGAAGGACCCCGCCGCGGTCCGAGTGATTCGCGACGAGATAGCGGAGCGAGTCCGCGTGCTGTTCGACGAGGTGGCACGGGCGACGGAGACGCGTAGCCACGGCGAGCGGTCGGAGTAA
- a CDS encoding chemotaxis protein CheY, whose translation MTENTTTVLHVDDDPQFRELARTYLERSNSSLSVLSEPSAGDALERIQERAVDCVVSDYEMGDTDGLEFLELVREESVALPFILFTGKGSEEIAAKAVNAGVDAYHQKKVGTGQYAVLARHVHTLVEKYRAEQRLDYLERQKHIVDGGVSVADDYSTDERAESTSMAVVRAVAAREDVDPVELAPPLADVVDTDAVDALFASQSGPASGEVDSLTLTYRGYAITVDGSGQVDLEEQSAQQSGDQTISGSD comes from the coding sequence ATGACAGAGAACACGACCACCGTCCTGCACGTCGACGACGACCCGCAGTTTCGCGAACTCGCGAGAACGTATCTGGAACGCAGTAACTCCTCGCTCTCTGTGCTCTCGGAACCCTCGGCGGGCGACGCCCTCGAGCGGATTCAGGAACGGGCTGTCGACTGTGTGGTGAGCGACTACGAGATGGGGGACACGGACGGCCTGGAGTTTCTCGAACTGGTCCGGGAGGAGTCCGTCGCCCTCCCGTTCATCCTGTTCACGGGGAAGGGATCCGAGGAGATCGCGGCGAAAGCGGTCAACGCGGGGGTGGACGCGTACCACCAGAAGAAAGTCGGAACTGGACAGTACGCCGTCCTCGCCCGGCACGTCCACACGCTCGTCGAGAAGTACCGTGCGGAGCAGCGCCTCGACTACCTGGAACGCCAGAAGCACATCGTGGACGGTGGGGTCAGCGTGGCGGACGACTACTCCACCGACGAGCGCGCCGAATCGACGAGCATGGCGGTGGTGAGGGCGGTCGCTGCCCGTGAGGACGTCGACCCAGTCGAACTCGCGCCGCCGCTCGCAGACGTCGTGGACACGGACGCCGTCGACGCGCTCTTCGCCTCGCAGTCGGGTCCAGCGAGCGGTGAGGTCGACTCACTGACGCTGACGTACCGGGGGTACGCCATCACCGTCGACGGCAGTGGTCAGGTTGACCTCGAGGAACAATCAGCGCAGCAGTCCGGTGACCAGACTATCTCTGGCAGCGACTGA